From one Felis catus isolate Fca126 chromosome E2, F.catus_Fca126_mat1.0, whole genome shotgun sequence genomic stretch:
- the APRT gene encoding adenine phosphoribosyltransferase: protein MADSDLQLVARRIRSFPDFPVPGVLFRDISPVLKDPDSFRASIRLLTNHLKETHGGKIDYIVGLDSRGFLFGPSLAQELGLGCVLIRKRGKLPGPTVSASYTLEYGKAELEIQRDALEPGQKVVVVDDLLATGGTMHAACELLGQLRAEVLECVSLVELTSLKGREKLGAVPVFSLLQYD from the exons ATGGCGGACTCCGACCTGCAGCTGGTGGCGCGGCGCATCCGTAGCTTCCCGGACTTCCCCGTGCCCGGCGTGCTGTTCAG GGATATCTCGCCCGTCCTGAAGGACCCCGACTCCTTCCGCGCGTCCATCCGCCTCCTGACGAATCACCTGAAAGAGACCCACGGCGGCAAGATCGACTACATCGTGG GCCTAGACTCCCGAGGCTTTCTGTTcggcccctccctggcccaggaGCTTGGCTTGGGCTGCGTGCTCATCCGAAAGCGAGGGAAGCTGCCCGGCCCCACGGTGTCCGCCTCATACACGTTGGAATATGGGAAG GCTGAGCTGGAAATCCAGAGAGACGCCTTGGAGCCAGGGCAGAAGGTGGTTGTCGTGGACGATCTGCTGGCCACTGGGG GAACCATGCATGCGGCCTGTGAACTGCTGGGCCAGCTGCGGGCGGAGGTGCTGGAGTGCGTGAGCCTGGTGGAGCTGACCTCGCTGAAGGGCAGGGAGAAGCTGGGGGCCGTGCCGGTCTTCTCTCTTCTGCAGTACGACtga
- the CDT1 gene encoding DNA replication factor Cdt1, producing MAQPRLTDFFARRRPGPRAAPPRAKPAWRTPSPAKPAPPTPARTPGGSRKRARPPAEPTRDHPAPPARRRLRLPADTVSSPSALAAPGSPEEATLSAGQLPCLAAQEDKASSKVTLSELKSCLQRARELGARAQELKASAQRKDAGEPCVLEDQGQPAGPCGQKAPAYQRFHALAQPGPPGLVLPYKYQVLAEMFRSMDTIVGMLYNRSETATFAKVKQGVQDMMRKRFEERNVGQIRTVYPASYRFRQERNVPTFKDGVKRSDYQLTIEPLLDQEAGGTAPQLTASHLLRRRQVFGQNLVERVREHHRAFLASLNPPMVVPEDQLTRWHPHFNVDEVPDIEPAELPQPPTTEKLATAQEVLARARSLMSPRMQKALSDLALRTAKSGSPGSPGPALPATPPATPPAALKGVSQDLLERIRCKQAQKQLAQMTRQPEQERRLQRLERLPELARVLRGVFVSERKPALTMEVACARMAGSYRAALSPGEMEKHVQLLSELLPDWLSLHHVRTDTYVKLDKAADLAGVLARLAHVARAEAAL from the exons ATGGCACAGCCCCGTCTCACCGACTTCTTCGCGCGCCGCCGCCCCGGGCCCCGCGCCGCGCCGCCGCGGGCCAAGCCGGCCTGGCGCACCCCGAGCCCCGCCAAGccggcaccccccacccctgcccggaCCCCGGGAGGCAGCCGCAAGCGCGCCCGTCCGCCCGCCGAGCCCACGCGCGACCACCCCGCGCCGCCCGCGCGCAGGCGGCTGCGGCTACCGGCCGACACG GTCTCGAGCCCCAGTGCCCTGGCtgccccaggctccccagaggaGGCCACTCTCTCAGCAGGTCAGCTGCCCTGCTTGGCAGCCCAGGAGGACAAG GCCTCCTCAAAAGTCACACTTTCTGAACTCAAGTCGTGCCTACAGCGGGCACGGGAGCTAGGGGCCCGGGCCCAGGAGCTGAAAGCAAGTGCCCAGAGGAAGGATGCTGGGGAACCCTGTGTGTTGGAGGACCAGGGGCAGCCAGCAGGGCCATG CGGACAGAAGGCACCCGCCTACCAGCGCTTCCACGCCTTGGCCCAGCCGGGGCCCCCGGGGCTTGTGCTGCCCTACAAGTACCAGGTGCTGGCCGAGATGTTCCGCAGCATGGACACCATTGTGGGCATGCTCTACAACCGCTCCGAGACCGCGACCTTTGCCAAGGTTAAGCAGGGCGTCCAGGACATGATGCGCAA GCGCTTTGAGGAGCGCAACGTGGGCCAGATCAGAACCGTGTACCCCGCTTCTTACCGCTTCCGCCAGGAGCGCAACGTCCCCACCTTCAAGGACGGCGTCAAGAGGTCCGATTACCAGCTTACCATTGAGCCGCTGCTAGACCAGG AGGCTGGCGGCACGGCTCCCCAGCTCACGGCCTCGCACCTCCTGCGGCGCAGACAGGTCTTCGGCCAGAATCTGGTGGAGCGCGTCCGGGAGCACCACAGG GCCTTCCTCGCCTCCCTGAACCCGCCCATGGTGGTGCCTGAGGACCAGCTGACACGTTGGCACCCCCACTTCAATGTGGACGAAGTGCCTGACATCGAGCCGGCTGAgctgccccagccccccaccacGGAGAAGCTGGCCACCGCCCAGGAGGTGCTGGCCCGTGCCCGCAGCCTGATGTCACCCAGG ATGCAAAAGGCCCTGAGTGACCTGGCTCTGCGTACGGCCAAGTCCGGCAGCCCCGGGTcccccggccctgccctgccGGCCACCCCGCCGGCCACCCCGCCTGCCGCCCTGAAGGGGGTGTCCCAGGACCTGCTGGAGCGG ATCCGCTGCAAGCAGGCGCAGAAGCAGCTGGCGCAGATGACGCGGCAGCCGGAGCAGGAGCGGCGGCTGCAGCGGCTGGAGCGGCTGCCCGAGCTGGCCCGCGTGCTGCGTGGCGTCTTCGTGTCGGAGCGCAAGCCCGCCCTCACCATGGAGGTGGCCTGCGCCAGGATGGCGGGCAGCTACCGTGCGGCCCTGAGCCCTG GGGAGATGGAGAAACACGTACAGCTGCTCTCTGAACTGCTGCCCGACTGGCTCAGCCTCCACCACGTCCGCACCGACACCTATGTCAAGCTGGACAAGGCTGCTGACCTGGCAGGTGTCCTCGCCCGGCTGGCCCACGTTGCCCGTGCCGAGGCGGCACTGTGA